One part of the Sorangiineae bacterium MSr11954 genome encodes these proteins:
- a CDS encoding ABC-2 family transporter protein, whose product MSVRSTVRALPTLLRVGFAEAVAYRAELFVWILVTTMPLIMLALWLAVARDAPIGRLGAPELIAYFLAAFVVRQLTASWAAWQINTEVRDGTLAMRLLRPVHPLVAYATEQFAALPLRGALSIPMALIAIFVVGTAPWPRDPLIWVAWALSMLGGWLITLFANMAIGCLSLFLDSSIKLMDMWLTLFLVFSGYLIPVEMFPPAVRAASDWLPFRYQIGLPVELLTNAHPRGTAFELLGRQWLMVAILGSAVAIAWRRGVGRFAAYGG is encoded by the coding sequence GTGAGCGTGCGGAGCACAGTTCGCGCACTACCAACGTTGTTGCGGGTGGGGTTCGCGGAGGCCGTCGCCTACCGCGCCGAGCTCTTCGTGTGGATCCTGGTGACCACCATGCCGCTGATCATGCTGGCGTTGTGGCTGGCCGTGGCGCGCGACGCGCCCATCGGGCGATTGGGCGCCCCCGAGCTGATCGCGTACTTCCTAGCGGCGTTCGTCGTGCGCCAGCTCACGGCGTCTTGGGCGGCTTGGCAGATCAACACCGAGGTGCGCGACGGCACCTTGGCGATGCGGCTCCTGCGGCCCGTGCACCCGCTGGTGGCCTATGCGACCGAGCAGTTCGCGGCGCTTCCTTTGCGCGGCGCCTTGTCGATCCCCATGGCGCTGATCGCCATTTTCGTGGTGGGGACGGCGCCGTGGCCGCGCGATCCGCTCATCTGGGTGGCCTGGGCGCTGTCGATGCTCGGGGGGTGGCTCATCACCCTGTTCGCCAACATGGCCATTGGGTGCCTGTCCCTCTTTTTGGATAGCAGCATCAAGCTGATGGATATGTGGCTCACGCTGTTTCTGGTCTTCAGCGGATACCTCATCCCCGTTGAAATGTTCCCGCCCGCCGTGCGCGCCGCCAGCGACTGGCTCCCCTTTCGCTACCAAATCGGGTTGCCGGTGGAGCTCTTGACCAACGCTCACCCGCGCGGCACCGCGTTCGAGCTGCTCGGCCGCCAATGGCTCATGGTGGCCATCCTCGGCAGCGCGGTGGCCATCGCATGGCGGCGCGGGGTCGGTCGCTTTGCGGCCTACGGGGGATGA
- a CDS encoding ABC-2 family transporter protein, which yields MRVLRYLRLLGIQLHASTLLGMQYRLDFVLDGIIEIFWAMTAILPLVVAFHTRAQIAGWSFGESLLVVGWFTLLAGVLEGVISPSLSNVVEHIRKGTLDFVLLKPADAQFLVCTARLQPWRAVNVVSAIVIFVYAFHQMNRVPSWLGLAMALVLLVASTAVLFSLGVLTVCAAFYVVRVDNLTQLFVSIFDAARWPSSVFRGALRFVFTFVIPLALMTTYPAQALLDQLPLPTFVASLFGAASFVAASRAVWSRSLGKYTSASS from the coding sequence ATGAGGGTGCTGCGCTATTTGCGATTGCTGGGCATTCAGCTCCACGCTTCGACCCTGCTCGGGATGCAATACCGGCTGGACTTCGTGCTCGATGGGATCATCGAGATCTTTTGGGCGATGACCGCCATCCTCCCGCTGGTGGTGGCCTTTCACACGCGCGCGCAGATCGCGGGCTGGAGCTTCGGCGAATCGCTGCTCGTCGTCGGTTGGTTCACCTTGCTCGCCGGCGTCTTGGAGGGCGTCATCAGCCCGAGCCTCTCCAACGTGGTGGAGCACATTCGAAAGGGCACGCTCGACTTCGTGCTGCTCAAGCCGGCCGACGCGCAGTTCCTGGTCTGCACGGCGCGCTTGCAACCCTGGCGCGCCGTCAATGTGGTGAGCGCCATCGTCATCTTCGTGTACGCGTTCCACCAAATGAACCGCGTGCCGAGCTGGCTCGGGCTCGCGATGGCGCTGGTCCTGCTCGTCGCATCGACGGCCGTGCTCTTTTCGCTGGGTGTGCTCACGGTGTGCGCGGCCTTTTACGTGGTCCGGGTCGACAACCTGACGCAGCTCTTCGTGTCCATCTTCGATGCGGCGCGGTGGCCATCGTCCGTCTTTCGCGGCGCGCTGCGCTTCGTCTTCACCTTCGTGATCCCGCTGGCGCTGATGACCACCTATCCGGCCCAGGCGCTGCTCGACCAGCTTCCCCTCCCGACCTTCGTAGCCTCCCTGTTCGGCGCCGCCTCGTTCGTGGCCGCTTCGCGCGCGGTTTGGTCGCGCTCCTTGGGGAAATATACGTCGGCGAGCAGTTAG
- a CDS encoding HINT domain-containing protein, giving the protein MIKGASSRWRHIPETAWTRLFRDRRGVSSVEYAVLLVGILLLVAGGYRALGAATSTTTKSTTAVILGGTATVAGNGGSPYTGAGGTPGAVGPVCDGRGCSQPGGNCFVAGTPVATPSGERPIESLRAGDLVLTRGELDGTVSAHPVVQTFVRAAPSLVDVQIETADGDRESVRSTPEHPYWSIARGWVHAGELRANETLRDIGGRDVRVAHVVPVAQEALVYNIEVEQTHTYFVGHLATWVHNACSAIDNAVTGGGPPGVPGPVSIHHSLGTLQPNGVGKFEVKGPPWIIAVAPDRPWYQLGSSPNPQFNGQFIGLQNRPGSIETGRPGPQVRPPNLNPNTTFIDEAVAPSADEVFTDPLSGCTVIITPGEPPHLHHVLGSSLGDNPQEYETNLNNYLNSQGINPNGYPKPIIVKPNDYGWVTGDPSTATNGGFVYGKKTDGRMDWYLVKYGPDGPVKQHIGPVR; this is encoded by the coding sequence ATGATCAAGGGTGCCTCGAGCCGATGGCGGCATATCCCCGAAACGGCATGGACGCGTCTGTTTCGTGATCGACGTGGGGTCTCCTCCGTCGAATACGCCGTTCTCTTAGTTGGCATTTTGCTCCTGGTTGCCGGCGGCTACCGCGCCCTTGGGGCGGCAACCTCGACCACCACCAAGTCCACGACCGCCGTCATCCTCGGAGGCACCGCGACGGTGGCCGGTAACGGCGGTAGTCCCTACACCGGCGCGGGCGGAACGCCGGGCGCGGTCGGTCCCGTGTGCGACGGGCGCGGTTGCAGCCAGCCGGGCGGGAATTGTTTCGTCGCCGGGACACCGGTGGCAACGCCTTCGGGCGAGCGCCCCATCGAGAGCCTTCGCGCCGGAGATCTCGTGCTCACGCGCGGAGAGCTCGATGGCACCGTGAGCGCGCACCCCGTGGTCCAAACCTTCGTGCGCGCTGCGCCGTCGCTCGTGGACGTGCAGATCGAGACCGCCGATGGTGACCGCGAGAGCGTCCGCTCCACGCCCGAGCACCCGTATTGGAGCATCGCGCGCGGATGGGTCCACGCCGGGGAGCTTCGCGCGAACGAGACGCTTCGGGATATCGGAGGGCGCGACGTGCGGGTAGCGCACGTGGTCCCCGTTGCGCAGGAAGCGCTCGTCTACAATATCGAAGTGGAGCAGACGCACACGTACTTCGTGGGCCACCTCGCGACCTGGGTCCATAACGCGTGCAGCGCGATTGACAACGCTGTCACCGGCGGCGGACCCCCGGGTGTTCCGGGCCCCGTCAGCATCCATCATAGCCTGGGGACGCTCCAGCCGAATGGCGTCGGCAAGTTCGAGGTCAAGGGTCCTCCGTGGATCATCGCCGTCGCCCCCGACCGGCCGTGGTATCAGCTCGGCTCGTCGCCGAATCCGCAGTTCAACGGGCAGTTCATCGGCCTCCAAAACCGCCCAGGGTCCATCGAGACCGGCCGGCCTGGCCCGCAGGTGCGCCCGCCCAATCTCAATCCGAATACGACGTTCATCGACGAAGCCGTAGCCCCCAGCGCCGACGAGGTGTTCACCGATCCGCTGAGCGGTTGCACCGTCATCATCACGCCGGGCGAGCCGCCCCACCTGCACCACGTGCTCGGCAGCTCCCTCGGGGACAACCCCCAGGAGTACGAGACCAACCTCAATAACTATTTGAACTCCCAAGGCATCAATCCGAATGGCTATCCGAAGCCCATCATCGTGAAGCCCAACGACTACGGTTGGGTGACCGGCGATCCGAGCACGGCCACCAATGGGGGGTTCGTCTACGGAAAGAAGACGGACGGCCGAATGGATTGGTATTTGGTGAAGTACGGTCCAGACGGCCCCGTGAAGCAACACATCGGGCCGGTGCGATGA
- a CDS encoding LysR family transcriptional regulator codes for MLDNRDATDLNAVTIFLRIAEAQTFRGAAKALGIPASTVSAKLAQLENDLGVRLFERTTRVVRLTDAGRRYRELATPAVEALVEAKRALSDLHLAPSGLLRVTAPMELGQFVFGPVLTTYLGRYPDVRVHVDLTSRHVNLVEEGFDIALRAGGLRDSSLIARALGAPHTFAICASRAYLARHGTPKHPRDLARHACLLMHDHQVPAEWEFAEGRRRIAVHVRGTVSVNSFSLLRELAIAGLGIARLPRFVADPAIADGSLRVLLRGYSLAQAFHALYPSSRHLSPRVRTFLEVLELEFRRAFR; via the coding sequence ATGCTGGACAATCGAGACGCGACCGATCTGAACGCCGTCACCATCTTCCTCCGCATCGCGGAGGCGCAGACGTTCCGCGGCGCGGCCAAGGCGCTCGGCATCCCGGCCTCCACGGTGAGCGCCAAGCTCGCCCAGCTCGAGAACGATCTCGGCGTGCGCCTGTTCGAGCGAACCACGCGGGTCGTGCGCCTGACCGACGCGGGCCGCCGCTACCGCGAGCTCGCGACGCCCGCCGTGGAGGCGCTGGTGGAGGCCAAACGAGCGCTCTCGGACCTTCACCTCGCGCCCTCGGGCTTGCTGCGCGTCACGGCGCCGATGGAGCTCGGTCAGTTCGTCTTCGGCCCGGTGCTGACCACGTACCTAGGCCGCTACCCCGACGTGCGCGTTCACGTCGACCTCACCTCGCGCCACGTCAACCTGGTCGAAGAGGGCTTCGACATCGCCCTGCGCGCCGGCGGGCTCCGAGACTCGTCGTTGATCGCGCGCGCCCTCGGCGCCCCGCACACGTTCGCGATCTGCGCGAGCCGGGCCTACCTCGCGCGGCACGGCACCCCGAAGCACCCCCGCGATCTCGCGCGCCACGCGTGCCTCCTGATGCACGACCACCAGGTCCCCGCCGAGTGGGAGTTCGCAGAGGGACGGCGCCGGATCGCGGTCCACGTCCGCGGCACCGTGTCCGTCAACAGCTTCTCGCTGCTGCGCGAGCTGGCGATCGCGGGGCTCGGGATCGCGCGGCTGCCGCGCTTCGTGGCCGATCCCGCCATCGCCGACGGCAGCCTGCGCGTCCTTTTGCGCGGCTATTCTTTGGCGCAAGCCTTCCACGCGCTCTACCCGAGCTCGCGGCATCTCTCGCCCCGGGTCCGAACGTTCCTCGAGGTGCTCGAGCTCGAGTTTCGGCGCGCCTTCCGGTGA
- a CDS encoding NADH:flavin oxidoreductase/NADH oxidase: MPRGAALKRAGSGSHLFSEFHIKGVSLRNRIVVSPMCQYAADEGVPNDWHLVHLGARAVGGAALVIAEATAVSPEGRNTPGCTGLWNDAQAEAWAPIARFVQRHGAVPGIQLAHAGRKASANRPWEGDDHIPPGDPRAWDPLGPSPIAYGANLPRVPRAMTKDDILRTQRDFVAAAKRALAAGFEWLELHFAHGYLAQSFLSPVANARTDDYGGSFENRARFLVETLSAVRAIWPEKYPLAIRLGVDDFTKASRPLEESIELVQKLKDHGLDLLDVSLGFNTPDVSGVPWGPSFMAPIAQRIKNEVAIPTAVGWLITEPQQADDIVVEGQADLVMLAHKELDDPHFPYHAAKALGVANPQDVLPPRYAHALKER, from the coding sequence ATGCCGAGGGGCGCGGCCCTGAAACGCGCGGGCTCGGGCTCTCATCTCTTCTCCGAATTCCACATCAAAGGCGTGTCGCTGAGGAACCGCATCGTGGTATCGCCCATGTGCCAATACGCGGCGGACGAGGGGGTCCCCAACGACTGGCACCTGGTTCACCTGGGCGCGCGCGCCGTCGGCGGGGCGGCGTTGGTGATCGCGGAGGCGACCGCGGTGTCCCCGGAAGGGCGCAACACGCCGGGCTGCACGGGGCTGTGGAACGATGCGCAGGCGGAGGCTTGGGCGCCCATCGCCCGATTCGTCCAGCGCCATGGCGCGGTGCCCGGAATCCAGCTCGCGCACGCCGGGCGCAAGGCGTCCGCGAACCGGCCGTGGGAGGGCGACGACCATATCCCGCCCGGCGATCCGCGCGCGTGGGATCCGCTGGGGCCGTCGCCCATCGCATACGGCGCGAACCTGCCGCGCGTGCCGCGCGCGATGACGAAGGACGATATTTTACGCACGCAGCGTGATTTCGTGGCCGCGGCGAAGCGCGCGCTGGCCGCGGGCTTCGAGTGGCTGGAGCTGCACTTCGCCCACGGCTATTTGGCGCAGAGCTTCTTGTCGCCCGTCGCCAACGCGCGCACAGACGACTATGGCGGCAGCTTCGAGAACCGCGCGCGCTTCCTCGTCGAGACCTTGAGCGCGGTGCGCGCGATCTGGCCCGAGAAATATCCGCTGGCGATCCGGCTGGGGGTCGACGACTTCACCAAGGCCAGCCGGCCGCTGGAGGAGTCCATCGAGCTGGTGCAAAAGCTGAAAGACCACGGGCTCGATTTGCTCGACGTGAGCCTGGGCTTCAACACGCCCGACGTCTCCGGCGTGCCGTGGGGTCCCTCCTTCATGGCGCCCATCGCCCAGCGCATCAAGAACGAGGTCGCGATCCCCACCGCCGTCGGCTGGCTCATCACCGAGCCGCAGCAGGCGGACGACATCGTCGTCGAGGGACAGGCGGACCTCGTGATGCTGGCGCACAAGGAGCTGGACGATCCGCACTTTCCCTATCACGCGGCGAAGGCGCTGGGCGTCGCCAATCCTCAGGACGTGCTGCCACCTCGATATGCACACGCGCTGAAAGAAAGATGA
- a CDS encoding right-handed parallel beta-helix repeat-containing protein produces MLVLASLGALTMAGAGCADDSNTHPWQPPKDVPSAVCEPAKSTDCNIVVSPRGYDAAIGAPDHPVRSLKRALELVRKGQTIVVKEGTYDSGADDFSEVTVPDGVTLRGIGNAVIGKASRTARLKFEGGGELRDLVLEGTSIFARTGTLRATNVKIAGSTGFQLEGNANAILRQVTIEDVTSTAVQLSMDAHLDMDGGAIRSKPWMSAVTERDCWKRGGGITLSNKATTTVSHISIHAPFALSAGDDSVAALTNAEVTQPSNLPKICSRGSAIVAAGKASLTVEDSTVSGAPMDGGWYEGVSASQSATLKLRRSKIRYASTCLRANEANVAIEDSVLETCERGASLSESEATIVGSTISTNEGSGILVYRGRSTSISGVTITVGQGSGIETAGDTSLKLRKSNITGSSSAVQVRDGRADLGTLNDPGLNRIVPLHIWSEREYSHVDAAGNTWRAGLQGADDRGAYPHVRLESDSTQRGDNFEIFGRGSIQF; encoded by the coding sequence TTGCTTGTTCTCGCCTCCCTCGGCGCGCTCACCATGGCTGGCGCAGGATGCGCAGACGACTCCAATACCCACCCATGGCAACCGCCCAAAGACGTACCGAGCGCCGTCTGCGAGCCGGCCAAGAGCACGGATTGCAACATCGTGGTGTCGCCCCGCGGGTACGACGCGGCCATCGGCGCCCCCGATCACCCGGTGCGCAGCTTGAAGCGAGCGCTGGAGCTCGTGCGCAAAGGCCAAACCATCGTCGTGAAGGAAGGGACATACGACTCGGGGGCCGATGATTTTTCGGAGGTCACGGTGCCCGATGGGGTCACCCTTCGTGGTATCGGCAACGCCGTCATCGGGAAGGCTTCGAGGACCGCGCGCCTGAAGTTCGAGGGGGGCGGCGAGCTGCGCGATCTCGTCCTCGAAGGTACGAGCATCTTCGCGCGCACCGGCACCTTGCGCGCCACCAATGTCAAAATCGCGGGCAGCACGGGCTTCCAGCTCGAAGGGAACGCAAACGCCATCTTGCGCCAAGTCACCATCGAAGATGTAACGTCTACGGCCGTGCAGCTCTCGATGGACGCCCATCTCGACATGGATGGTGGCGCAATCCGCAGCAAGCCTTGGATGTCGGCGGTGACCGAGAGGGATTGCTGGAAGCGCGGAGGCGGTATCACCTTGAGCAACAAGGCCACCACGACGGTGAGCCATATTTCGATCCATGCCCCGTTTGCTCTCTCCGCCGGCGACGATTCGGTGGCCGCCCTGACCAACGCCGAGGTGACGCAGCCATCCAACTTGCCAAAAATATGCAGCAGGGGCTCGGCGATCGTCGCCGCAGGGAAGGCATCGCTTACCGTCGAAGACAGCACGGTGAGCGGCGCGCCGATGGACGGCGGCTGGTACGAAGGCGTGTCGGCGAGCCAATCGGCGACATTGAAGCTTCGCCGCTCGAAGATCCGATATGCCAGCACGTGCTTGCGGGCCAATGAGGCCAACGTCGCTATCGAAGACAGCGTCCTCGAAACGTGCGAACGCGGCGCTTCGCTCAGCGAGAGCGAGGCCACCATCGTGGGATCCACCATTTCGACGAACGAGGGGAGCGGTATCCTCGTGTACCGCGGTCGCTCCACCTCGATCTCCGGGGTGACCATCACGGTGGGGCAAGGGAGCGGCATCGAGACGGCGGGTGATACCTCGCTCAAGTTGCGGAAGAGCAACATCACGGGATCCTCGTCGGCCGTCCAAGTTCGAGATGGGCGCGCCGATCTCGGAACGTTGAACGATCCGGGATTGAATCGCATCGTCCCCCTCCATATCTGGAGCGAGCGAGAATACTCCCACGTCGACGCGGCCGGTAACACCTGGCGCGCCGGTCTGCAGGGCGCCGACGATCGAGGCGCATATCCTCACGTGCGGTTGGAGTCGGACTCCACGCAGCGCGGTGACAACTTCGAGATCTTCGGACGCGGCAGCATCCAATTCTGA
- a CDS encoding glutathione S-transferase N-terminal domain-containing protein, giving the protein MSDLSGFPIAARWPAQHPELLQLYSATTPNGVKISIMLEEIEHPYEAHRIDISNDETWTPEFLSLNPNGKIPAIIDPDGPNGKPMALFESGAILLYLAEKTGKLLPVDPAERYQTIQWVFFQMAGIGPIFGQVGFFNKFAGRHYEDKRPLQRYVAESKRLIGVLETRLREHGRPWIMGDDYTIADITTLGWVRHIIGFYEARDLVEFDTFTHVPAWLERCLARPAVQRGLLVPKPRR; this is encoded by the coding sequence ATGTCCGATTTGTCTGGATTCCCCATTGCCGCACGTTGGCCGGCGCAGCACCCCGAGCTCTTGCAGCTCTATTCGGCCACCACCCCCAACGGCGTGAAGATCTCGATCATGCTGGAGGAGATCGAGCACCCGTACGAAGCGCACCGCATCGATATCAGCAACGATGAAACGTGGACCCCCGAGTTTCTGTCGTTGAATCCAAACGGCAAGATCCCCGCGATCATCGACCCGGACGGGCCGAACGGCAAACCCATGGCGCTGTTCGAGTCCGGCGCCATCTTGCTGTACCTCGCGGAGAAGACCGGAAAACTTTTGCCGGTCGACCCCGCGGAGCGCTACCAGACCATTCAGTGGGTGTTCTTCCAAATGGCGGGTATCGGCCCGATCTTCGGGCAGGTGGGCTTCTTCAACAAGTTCGCCGGCCGGCACTACGAGGACAAGCGCCCGCTCCAGCGCTATGTGGCCGAGTCGAAGCGCCTGATCGGCGTGCTCGAGACGCGCCTGCGCGAGCACGGGCGGCCGTGGATCATGGGCGACGATTACACCATCGCGGATATCACCACGCTCGGCTGGGTGCGCCATATCATTGGCTTCTACGAGGCGCGGGACTTGGTCGAGTTCGACACCTTTACCCATGTCCCCGCCTGGCTGGAACGATGCCTCGCCCGCCCCGCCGTGCAGCGGGGGCTGCTCGTTCCCAAGCCTCGTCGCTGA
- a CDS encoding fatty acid desaturase family protein: MSLPTPTKAKDVFTPDELRELTQRSTAAGLWAIASTWGIIALVFAALARWPHPITFVLAVIVLGGRQLALAILMHEASHRTLFAHRILNDVLTDWLCARPVWNDVARYRKHHMGHHAHAGSDRDPDQSLSAAFPTSRGSLLRKFLRDLLGISAVKRVLGLFLMDIEVLEYTVAAVAVRKPRGDRRFVDYVRAGLRNMSGMVLTNLVLAGVLAAAGHLWLYWAWAAAYFTTFGLFLRIRSMAEHACTERGSNPFRNTRTTRAGWLARMTVAPCHVNYHVEHHLLVAVPYYRLPKMHRMLRERGAPGAFAPSYASVLQTVTSDQPAV, encoded by the coding sequence ATGAGCCTCCCCACACCGACCAAAGCCAAAGACGTCTTCACGCCCGACGAGCTCCGCGAGCTCACCCAGCGCTCCACCGCGGCCGGACTTTGGGCGATCGCCTCCACCTGGGGCATCATCGCGCTGGTGTTCGCCGCCCTCGCGCGCTGGCCGCACCCGATCACCTTCGTGCTCGCCGTCATCGTCCTGGGCGGCCGCCAGCTCGCGCTCGCGATCCTCATGCACGAAGCGTCGCACCGCACCTTGTTCGCGCATCGCATCTTGAACGACGTGCTCACCGATTGGCTGTGCGCGCGCCCCGTTTGGAACGATGTGGCGCGCTACCGCAAGCACCATATGGGGCACCACGCCCACGCCGGCAGCGACCGCGATCCGGATCAAAGCCTCTCGGCCGCCTTTCCCACGTCGCGCGGCTCCCTCCTCCGAAAATTCTTGCGCGATCTCCTCGGCATCAGCGCAGTCAAGCGCGTCCTCGGCCTGTTCCTCATGGACATCGAGGTCCTGGAGTACACGGTGGCCGCCGTCGCCGTTCGAAAGCCCCGCGGCGATCGCCGCTTCGTCGATTACGTGCGCGCTGGCCTGCGGAACATGTCCGGCATGGTGCTCACCAACCTCGTGCTCGCGGGCGTATTGGCCGCCGCCGGGCACCTCTGGCTTTATTGGGCCTGGGCCGCCGCGTACTTCACCACGTTCGGCCTCTTCTTACGCATTCGCTCGATGGCCGAGCACGCGTGCACGGAGCGCGGCTCCAACCCCTTCCGCAACACGCGCACCACGCGCGCGGGCTGGCTCGCGCGCATGACCGTGGCGCCGTGCCACGTCAATTACCATGTGGAGCATCACCTTTTGGTCGCGGTGCCGTATTATCGCTTGCCCAAGATGCACCGCATGCTGCGCGAACGAGGCGCCCCCGGCGCGTTCGCGCCGAGTTATGCGTCGGTGCTCCAAACGGTCACGTCGGACCAGCCTGCCGTGTAG
- a CDS encoding crotonase/enoyl-CoA hydratase family protein → MDTLETLTTLTYRTENRIARITLNRPERGNGITPDMPRELAQCVERANLDPKVHVIALSGNGKGFCGGYDLVMSAEARMIDSSGEHTAIPEGSPLHPRTIFENHDPNQTWDPMVDFAMMHRNVRHFMSLFTSDKPVVCKVHGFCVAGGTDMALCSDLLIIEDTAKIGYPPARVWGVPTTAVWAHRIGIEKTKRLLFTGDCLSGTEAVAWGLASESAPREALDQRFEILLERIARVPINQLMMMKLLVNQTVMGAGLPTAQVLGTVFDGIARHTREGYTFQRRAAEAGFKQAVHERDDPFGDFGPSTFKG, encoded by the coding sequence ATGGACACGCTCGAGACGCTCACCACCCTCACGTACCGCACGGAGAATCGCATCGCGCGCATCACCTTGAACCGTCCCGAGCGGGGCAACGGCATCACCCCGGACATGCCGCGCGAGCTCGCGCAATGCGTGGAGCGCGCCAACCTCGATCCAAAGGTGCACGTCATCGCCCTGTCCGGCAACGGCAAGGGCTTCTGCGGCGGCTACGATCTGGTGATGAGCGCCGAGGCACGCATGATCGATTCGAGCGGCGAGCACACGGCCATCCCCGAGGGCTCCCCGCTGCACCCTCGAACCATCTTCGAGAACCACGATCCGAACCAGACGTGGGACCCCATGGTGGACTTCGCGATGATGCACCGCAACGTGCGGCACTTCATGAGCCTCTTCACCAGCGACAAACCCGTCGTATGCAAAGTACACGGTTTTTGCGTAGCCGGAGGGACGGACATGGCCCTCTGCTCGGATCTGCTGATCATCGAGGACACCGCGAAGATCGGCTACCCGCCGGCGCGCGTATGGGGCGTGCCGACCACCGCCGTGTGGGCGCACCGCATCGGCATCGAGAAGACCAAGCGGCTCCTCTTCACCGGCGATTGCCTCTCGGGCACGGAGGCCGTCGCCTGGGGGCTGGCGTCGGAGTCGGCGCCGCGCGAGGCGCTCGACCAACGCTTCGAGATCCTCCTCGAGCGCATCGCCCGGGTCCCCATCAATCAGCTGATGATGATGAAGCTGCTCGTCAACCAAACCGTCATGGGCGCGGGATTACCCACGGCGCAGGTCCTCGGCACCGTGTTCGATGGGATCGCGCGCCACACCCGCGAGGGATACACCTTTCAACGGCGCGCGGCCGAGGCGGGCTTCAAGCAAGCGGTGCACGAGCGCGACGATCCGTTCGGCGACTTCGGCCCATCGACCTTCAAGGGTTAG
- a CDS encoding YeeE/YedE family protein yields MKKMDAAAFVAGFVFAIGLGIAQMTQPAKVLGFLDIAGAWDPSLAFVMIGAIAVHFVFVRLAKKAARPRLADVFHWPRATTVDRRLVTGAALFGVGWGISGFCPGPALVSVVSLAPSTLAFVFAMVGGMIVQSATPRAEPKAQARANP; encoded by the coding sequence ATGAAAAAGATGGATGCCGCCGCGTTCGTCGCTGGGTTCGTCTTCGCCATCGGCCTGGGCATCGCGCAGATGACGCAGCCCGCGAAGGTCCTCGGCTTTCTCGATATCGCAGGCGCATGGGATCCGAGCTTGGCCTTCGTGATGATCGGCGCCATCGCCGTTCACTTCGTCTTCGTGCGGCTGGCCAAGAAGGCCGCGCGCCCGCGCCTCGCCGACGTGTTCCACTGGCCGCGCGCCACCACCGTCGATCGCCGCCTGGTCACCGGCGCGGCCTTGTTCGGCGTCGGCTGGGGCATCAGCGGATTTTGTCCTGGGCCGGCGCTCGTGTCCGTGGTGAGCCTCGCCCCGTCCACCCTCGCCTTCGTGTTTGCGATGGTGGGCGGGATGATCGTCCAAAGCGCGACCCCGCGCGCGGAGCCGAAGGCGCAGGCTCGCGCTAACCCTTGA